In Brassica rapa cultivar Chiifu-401-42 chromosome A06, CAAS_Brap_v3.01, whole genome shotgun sequence, a single window of DNA contains:
- the LOC103872722 gene encoding uncharacterized protein LOC103872722 translates to MEGVEKFFSKMVTDAKSAASSSSSSLSDFADNLIQEKRAGGGGGGGGNSTSYDTSAVLVKRTPSGVSAWTCTKLCAVFFVAGVFVGYTLKRRVRSWASKLLRKIRDD, encoded by the exons ATGGAGGGAGTAGAGAAGTTTTTCAGCAAGATGGTGACAGATGCGAAATCggcagcttcttcttcttcctcttctctttcTGATTTCGCGGATAATCTAATCCAGGAGAAACGAgccggcggcggcggcggcggcggaggtAACTCAACTTCATACGACACTTCCGCAGTTTTGGTCAAAAGAACTCCCAG TGGAGTATCGGCCTGGACGTGTACAAAGCTGTGCGCTGTTTTCTTTGTCGCTGGAGTGTTTGTGGGTTATACGCTTAAGAGACGGGTCCGAAGCTGGGCCTCTAAGCTTCTCAGAAAAATCAGAGATGATTAA
- the LOC103872929 gene encoding 3-oxoacyl-[acyl-carrier-protein] synthase II, chloroplastic, which yields MPSKFRITHFLCRPYDKKFILVVNILGKYNKILFSSVALCRCSEKRLGVSLRQKLTRPNTQVRERERSDNLSRFLHLHPSMTMGGASLCDSLVAACMSSASHSSVERLTQFDTRSSSIWPRRSRLVNNCSLYGSQASSRNNNASSSLFESNNTFLNPKQRRFNRASTSGQVTTLEMEKEAMANKKPSLEPRRVVVTGMGVETPLGHDPHTFYDNLLQGKSGISHIENFDCSAFPTRIAGEIKSFSTEGLVAPKLSKRMDKFMLYLLTAGKKALEDGGVTEDVMAEFDKSRCGVLIGSAMGGMKVFYDALEALKISYRKMNPFCVPFATTNMGSAMLALDLGWMGPNYSISTACATGNFCILNAANHITRGEADVMLCGGSDSVIIPIGLGGFVACRALSENNDDPTKASRPWDSNRDGFVMGEGAGVLLLEELEHAKKRGATIYAEFLGGSFTCDAYHITEPRPDGAGVILAIEKALAHAGISKEDINYVNAHATSTPAGDLKEYHALSHCFGQNPELRVNSTKSMIGHLLGASGAVEAVATVQAIKTGWVHPNINLENPDKAVDTKLLVGLKKERLDIKAALSNSFGFGGQNSSIIFAPYK from the exons ATGCCGTCGAAGTTCCGAATAACCCACTTTCTATGCCGACCATATG ataaaaaatttattctGGTCGTTAATATTTTGgggaaatataataaaatattattctccTCTGTCGCGCTCTGCAGGTGTTCAGAGAAACGACTTGGCGTCTCCCTCCGGCAAAAACTCACGCGTCCAAACACtcaagtgagagagagagagagatcagatAATCTTTCTCGTTTTCTCCACCTTCATCCGAGTATGACGATGGGTGGTGCGTCTTTATGCGATTCACTAGTGGCTGCTTGCATGTCCTCCGCCTCGCACTCAAGCGTAGAGCGACTGACTCAATTCGATACTAGGAGTAGTAGCATCTGGCCTCGCCGGAGTAGACTGGTTAACAACTGCTCGCTCTATGGATCCCAGGCGAGTTCCCGTAACAACAATGCCTCGTCTTCCCTCTTCGAATCGAATAACACTTTCTTGAATCCAAAGCAGAGGAGATTCAATCGAGCATCAACCTCTG GGCAAGTCACTACACTAGAGATGGAGAAGGAAGCAATGGCTAACAAGAAACCTTCTTTAGAGCCACGCCGAGTTGTTGTCACTGGCATGGGAGTTGAAACGCCACTAGGTCACGACCCACATACTTTTTATGACAACTTGCTACAAGGCAAAAGTGGTATAAGCCATATAGAGAACTTCGACTGTTCTGCATTTCCCACT AGAATCGCTGGGGAGATTAAATCTTTTTCGACCGAAGGATTGGTTGCTCCTAAACTTTCCAAAAGGATGGACAAGTTTATGCTTTACCTTCTAACAGCCGGCAAGAAGGCGTTGGAGGATGGTGGGGTGACTGAGGATGTGATGGCAGAGTTCGACAAATCAAGATGTGGTGTTTTGATTGGCTCAGCAATGGGAGGCATGAAG GTCTTTTACGATGCACTTGAAGCTTTGAAAATCTCTTACAGGAAGATGAATCCTTTTTGTGTACCTTTTGCCACCACAAACATGGGTTCCGCTATGCTTGCCTTGGATCTG GGATGGATGGGTCCAAACTACTCTATTTCAACCGCATGTGCCACGGGAAACTTCTGTATTCTCAATGCGGCAAACCACATTACTAGAGGTGAAGCT GATGTAATGCTCTGTGGTGGCTCTGACTCAGTTATTATTCCAATAG GGTTGGGAGGTTTTGTTGCCTGCCGGGCTCTTTCAGAAAATAATGATGATCCCACCAAAGCTTCTCGTCCTTGGGATAGT AACCGAGATGGTTTTGTTATGGGAGAGGGAGCCGGAGTTCTACTTTTAGAAGAACTTGAGCATGCCAAG AAAAGAGGAGCAACTATATACGCAGAGTTCCTTGGGGGTAGTTTCACATGTGATGCATATCATATTACCGAACCACGTCCTGATG GTGCTGGTGTCATTCTCGCTATCGAGAAAGCGTTAGCTCATGCCGGGATTTCTAAGGAAGACATAAATTACGTGAATGCTCATGCTACCTCTACACCAGCTGGAGACCTTAAGGAGTACCACGCCCTTTCTCACTGTTTTGGCCAAAATCCTGAG CTAAGGGTAAACTCAACAAAATCTATGATTGGACACTTGCTGGGAGCTTCTGGGGCCGTGGAGGCTGTTGCAACCGTTCAG GCAATAAAGACAGGATGGGTTCATCCAAATATCAACCTCGAGAATCCAGACAAAGCAGTG GATACAAAGCTTCTGGTGGGTCTTAAGAAGGAGAGACTGGATATCAAAGCAGCTTTGTCAAACTCTTTCGGCTTTGGTGGCCAGAACTCTAGCATCATTTTCGCTCCTTACAAATGA
- the LOC103872724 gene encoding protein DA1 isoform X1 — MGWFNKIFKGSTQRFRLGNDHDHNGYYQSYPHDEPSADTDPDPDPDETHTQEPSTSEEDTSGQENEDIDRAIALSLIENSQGQTNNTCAANAGKYAMVDEDEQLARAIQESMVVGNTPRQKHGSSYDIGNAYGAGDVYGNGHMHGGGNVYANGDIYYPRPTAFPMDFRICAGCNMEIGHGRYLNCLNALWHPECFRCYGCRHPISEYEFSTSGNYPFHKACYRERYHPKCDVCSLFIPTNHAGLIEYRAHPFWVQKYCPSHEHDATPRCCSCERMEPRNTGYVELNDGRKLCLECLDSAVMDTFQCQPLYLQIQEFYEGLFMKVEQDVPLLLVERQALNEAREGEKNGHYHMPETRGLCLSEEQTVSTVRKRSKHGTGNWAGNMITEPYKLTRQCEVTAILILFGLPRLLTGSILAHEMMHAWMRLKGFRTLSQDVEEGICQVMAHKWLEAELAAGSRNSNVASSSSSRGVKKGPRSQYERKLGEFFKHQIESDASPVYGDGFRAGRLAVNKYGLPKTLEHIQMTGRFPV; from the exons ATGGGTTGGTTTAACAAGATCTTCAAAGGCTCTACCCAAAGGTTCCGGCTTGGGAATGACCATGACCACAATGGCTATTACCAGAGTTATCCACATGATGAGCCTAGTGCTGATACTGATCCTGATCCTGATCCTGATGAAACTCATACTCAGGAACCATCTACCTCTGAG GAGGATACATCCGGCCAGGAAAACGAAGACATAGATCGTGCAATCGCATTGTCTCTTATAGAAAACAGTCAAGGACAGACTAATAATACATGCGCTG CCAACGCAGGGAAGTACGCAATGGTGGATGAAGATGAGCAACTTGCTAGAGCCATACAAGAGAGCATGGTAGTTGGGAATACACCGCGTCAGAAGCATGGAAGTAGTTATGATATTGGGAATGCATATGGGGCTGGAGACGTTTACGGGAATGGACATATGCATGGAGGTGGAAATGTATATGCCAATGGAGATATTTATTATCCAAGACCTACTGCTTTCCCAATGGATTTCAG GATTTGTGCTGGCTGCAATATGGAGATTGGACATGGAAGATATCTGAATTGCTTGAATGCACTATGGCATCCAGAATGTTTTCGATGTTATGGCTGTAGGCACCCCATTTCTGAGTACGAG TTCTCAACGTCTGGGAACTACCCTTTTCACAAAGCTTGTTATAGGGAGAGATACCATCCAAAATGTGATGTCTGCAGCCTCTTT ATTCCAACAAACCATGCTGGTCTTATTGAATATAGGGCACATCCTTTTTGGGTCCAGAAGTATTGCCCTTCTCACGAACACGATGCTACCCCAAGATGTTGCAGTTGCGAAAGAATGGAG CCACGCAATACAGGATATGTTGAACTTAACGATGGACGGAAACTTTGCCTTGAATGTCTGGACTCAGCGGTGATGGACACTTTTCAATGCCAACCTCTGTATCTGCAGATACAAGAATTCTACGAAGGTCTTTTCATGAAGGTAGAGCAGGACGTTCCACTTCTTTTAGTTGAGAGGCAAGCACTCAACGAAGCCAGAGAAGGTGAAAAGAAT GGTCACTATCACATGCCAGAGACAAGAGGACTCTGCCTTTCAGAAGAGCAAACTGTTAGCACTGTAAGAAAGAGATCGAAGCATGGCACAGGAAACTGGGCTGGGAATATGATTACAGAGCCTTACAAGTTGACACGTCAATGCGAGGTTACTGCCATTCTCATCTTGTTTGGGCTCCCTAGGCTACTCACCGGTTCGATTCTAGCTCATGAGATGATGCACGCGTGGATGCGGCTCAAGG GATTCCGGACGCTGAGCCAAGACGTTGAAGAAGGAATATGTCAAGTGATGGCTCATAAGTGGTTGGAAGCAGAGTTAGCTGCTGGTTCAAGAAACAGCAATGTTGcgtcatcttcatcttctaGAGGAGTGAAGAAGGGACCAAGATCGCAGTACGAGAGGAAGCTTGGTGAGTTTTTCAAGCACCAAATCGAGTCTGATGCTTCTCCGGTTTATGGAGACGGGTTCAGGGCTGGGAGGTTAGCGGTTAACAAGTATGGTTTGCCAAAAACACTTGAGCATATACAGATGACCGGTAGATTCCCGGTTTAA
- the LOC103872726 gene encoding probable galacturonosyltransferase-like 1: MSQHLLLILLSLLFTVFSNPISASQIIQKFKEAPQFYNSADCPIIDPGDDDDDVSAKPIFCSRRAVHVAMTLDAAYIRGSVAAVLSVLQHSSCPENIVFHFVASASADASSLRSTVSASFPYLEFKVYVFNVSSVSRLISSSIRSALDCPLNYARSYLADLLPPCVRRVVYLDSDLILVDDIAKLAATDLGRDTVLAAPEYCNANFTSYFTSAFWSNPTLSLTFADRKACYFNTGVMVIDLSRWREGEYTARIEDWMAMQKRMRIYELGSLPPFLLVFAGLIKPVNHRWNQHGLGGDNFRGLCRDLHPGPVSLLHWSGKGKPWARLDAGRPCPLDALWSPYDLLQTPFALDS, encoded by the coding sequence ATGTCCCAACATCTTCTTCTCATTCTCCTCTCGCTTCTCTTCACTGTTTTTTCTAATCCCATTTCCGCCTCTCAAATTATCCAAAAATTCAAAGAAGCCCCACAGTTTTACAATTCAGCTGATTGCCCCATAATCGATCCCGGAGATGATGACGATGACGTGTCGGCGAAGCCAATATTCTGCTCTCGTCGAGCTGTCCACGTGGCCATGACACTCGACGCCGCCTACATTCGCGGCTCAGTCGCCGCCGTCCTCTCCGTCCTCCAACACTCCTCTTGCCCGGAAAACATCGTCTTCCACTTCGTAGCCTCCGCTTCCGCCGACGCGTCGTCTCTACGCTCCACCGTCTCCGCCTCTTTCCCTTACCTCGAGTTCAAAGTCTACGTCTTCAACGTCTCCTCCGTCTCCCGTCTGATCTCCTCCTCCATCCGCTCCGCCTTAGACTGTCCCTTAAACTACGCCCGGAGCTACCTCGCCGATCTCCTCCCGCCGTGCGTCCGCCGCGTCGTGTACCTAGACTCCGATCTAATCCTCGTCGACGATATCGCCAAACTCGCCGCCACAGATCTCGGCCGAGACACCGTCCTCGCCGCGCCGGAGTACTGCAACGCAAACTTCACCTCCTACTTCACCTCAGCCTTCTGGTCAAACCCGACTCTCTCCTTAACGTTCGCCGATCGCAAGGCCTGCTACTTCAACACCGGAGTGATGGTGATCGATCTCTCGCGGTGGCGGGAAGGTGAGTACACCGCACGCATCGAGGATTGGATGGCGATGCAAAAGCGAATGAGAATTTACGAGCTCGGTTCGTTACCGCCGTTTTTGCTGGTTTTCGCCGGTTTGATTAAACCGGTTAATCATCGGTGGAACCAGCACGGTTTGGGAGGAGATAACTTCAGGGGACTGTGCCGAGACTTGCATCCTGGTCCGGTGAGTCTGTTGCATTGGAGTGGGAAAGGTAAGCCATGGGCTAGACTCGACGCTGGTCGGCCTTGTCCGTTAGACGCGCTTTGGTCTCCGTACGATCTACTTCAAACACCGTTTGCTTTGGATTCTTGA
- the LOC103872723 gene encoding probable flavin-containing monooxygenase 1 has product MTSNYDKLTSSRVAIIGAGVSGLAAAKHLAHHNPTVFEASDSVGGVWKSCSYETTKLQSTRVDYEFSDFPWPNRDETTFPSYVEIIDYLEAYAKHFDLLKFMNFGSKVIEVRYTGDGETPLMVDLGAYGNLLPGKPVWEVAVQSGDAGDIQWHAFEFVVVCTGKFGDVPRIPTFPANKGPELFKGKVMHSMDYCKLNKEEASHLLRGKKVAVIGYKKSAIDLALESALANHGEGGQACTMVVRTTHWVFPHYWIWGLPFFLFYSTRASQFLHDRPNQSFLKTLFCLIFSLLRAVVSKFIESYVTWKLPLEKYGLKPDHSFEEDYASCQMALIPKNFFEEADKGMIRFKKTSKWCFYDQGIEFEDGTTLEADVVILATGYDGKKKLKAIVPEPFRTWLEFPYGVMPLYRGTIHPLIPNMGFVGYVQSNSNLHTSELRSLWLSRLVDGKFKLPSKEKMLEQFSKEMEVMRRSSRFYKRHCISTFSIQHADDLCNDMGLNPRRKSNLFLEAFSPYGSQDYRLDQEERK; this is encoded by the exons ATGACTTCTAACTACGACAAACTCACTTCTTCCAGAGTAGCGATCATTGGTGCTGGTGTTAGCGGTTTAGCAGCCGCTAAGCACCTAGCTCATCACAACCCGACCGTTTTCGAAGCCTCGGATTCGGTCGGAGGTGTTTGGAAGAGCTGCTCTTACGAGACAACTAAGTTACAATCGACACGAGTCGATTACGAGTTCTCTGACTTTCCATGGCCCAATAGAGATGAAACTACTTTCCCATCTTACGTTGAGATAATAGATTACTTGGAAGCTTATGCCAAGCATTTTGATCTCCTAAAGTTCATGAACTTTGGCTCTAAGGTCATTGAAGTTAGGTATACCGGTGATGGCGAAACTCCACTGATGGTTGACCTCGGTGCTTATGGCAACTTGTTGCCTGGTAAACCTGTCTGGGAGGTTGCTGTTCAGAGCGGAGATGCTGGAGATATTCAG TGGCATGCATTTGAGTTCGTCGTAGTGTGCACCGGAAAATTCGGCGACGTACCAAGAATTCCGACGTTTCCAGCGAATAAAGGGCCGGAGCTATTCAAAGGAAAAGTGATGCATTCGATGGATTACTGCAAATTAAACAAAGAAGAAGCTTCTCATCTCCTCCGTGGCAAGAAAGTCGCCGTCATTGGCTATAAGAAATCCGCCATTGATTTGGCTTTAGAGTCTGCTTTAGCCAATCATG GAGAAGGTGGACAAGCATGCACAATGGTGGTGAGAACAACACATTGGGTGTTCCCACATTACTGGATATGGGGTCTTCCATTCTTCTTGTTCTACTCTACGAGAGCTTCTCAGTTCCTACATGATAGGCCTAACCAAAGCTTCCTTAAAACTCTCTTTTGCCTTATATTCTCTCTTCTG CGTGCCGTGGTTTCCAAATTCATCGAATCATATGTTACGTGGAAGCTTCCTCTAGAGAAGTATGGTCTTAAACCGGACCATTCATTTGAAGAAGACTATGCTTCTTGTCAAATGGCGCTCATCCCAAAGAATTTCTTTGAGGAAGCGGATAAGGGTATGATCCGGTTCAAGAAAACATCAAAATGGTGTTTTTATGATCAAGGGATTGAATTTGAGGATGGGACAACCCTAGAAGCTGATGTTGTGATACTGGCGACTGGTTATGATGGCAAGAAGAAGCTCAAAGCCATTGTTCCTGAACCCTTTCGAACTTGGCTTGAGTTTCCATACGGTGTTATGCCTCTATACAG GGGAACAATCCATCCATTGATACCAAACATGGGTTTCGTGGGATACGTTCAAAGTAACTCaaacctacacacatcagagctaCGTTCGCTGTGGTTAAGCCGTCTAGTGGATGGGAAATTCAAATTACCGAGCAAAGAGAAAATGCTGGAACAATTCTCCAAGGAAATGGAAGTGATGAGAAGATCGAGCAGATTCTATAAACGCCATTGCATTTCTACCTTCAGCATCCAGCATGCAGATGATTTATGTAACGACATGGGACTCAATCCACGGCGTAAATCCAACTTGTTCCTCGAAGCCTTTAGTCCTTATGGTTCTCAAGATTATCGACTCGATCAAGAAGAAAGAAAGTAA
- the LOC103872724 gene encoding protein DA1 isoform X2 has product MGWFNKIFKGSTQRFRLGNDHDHNGYYQSYPHDEPSADTDPDPDPDETHTQEPSTSEEDTSGQENEDIDRAIALSLIENSQGQTNNTCAGKYAMVDEDEQLARAIQESMVVGNTPRQKHGSSYDIGNAYGAGDVYGNGHMHGGGNVYANGDIYYPRPTAFPMDFRICAGCNMEIGHGRYLNCLNALWHPECFRCYGCRHPISEYEFSTSGNYPFHKACYRERYHPKCDVCSLFIPTNHAGLIEYRAHPFWVQKYCPSHEHDATPRCCSCERMEPRNTGYVELNDGRKLCLECLDSAVMDTFQCQPLYLQIQEFYEGLFMKVEQDVPLLLVERQALNEAREGEKNGHYHMPETRGLCLSEEQTVSTVRKRSKHGTGNWAGNMITEPYKLTRQCEVTAILILFGLPRLLTGSILAHEMMHAWMRLKGFRTLSQDVEEGICQVMAHKWLEAELAAGSRNSNVASSSSSRGVKKGPRSQYERKLGEFFKHQIESDASPVYGDGFRAGRLAVNKYGLPKTLEHIQMTGRFPV; this is encoded by the exons ATGGGTTGGTTTAACAAGATCTTCAAAGGCTCTACCCAAAGGTTCCGGCTTGGGAATGACCATGACCACAATGGCTATTACCAGAGTTATCCACATGATGAGCCTAGTGCTGATACTGATCCTGATCCTGATCCTGATGAAACTCATACTCAGGAACCATCTACCTCTGAG GAGGATACATCCGGCCAGGAAAACGAAGACATAGATCGTGCAATCGCATTGTCTCTTATAGAAAACAGTCAAGGACAGACTAATAATACATGCGCTG GGAAGTACGCAATGGTGGATGAAGATGAGCAACTTGCTAGAGCCATACAAGAGAGCATGGTAGTTGGGAATACACCGCGTCAGAAGCATGGAAGTAGTTATGATATTGGGAATGCATATGGGGCTGGAGACGTTTACGGGAATGGACATATGCATGGAGGTGGAAATGTATATGCCAATGGAGATATTTATTATCCAAGACCTACTGCTTTCCCAATGGATTTCAG GATTTGTGCTGGCTGCAATATGGAGATTGGACATGGAAGATATCTGAATTGCTTGAATGCACTATGGCATCCAGAATGTTTTCGATGTTATGGCTGTAGGCACCCCATTTCTGAGTACGAG TTCTCAACGTCTGGGAACTACCCTTTTCACAAAGCTTGTTATAGGGAGAGATACCATCCAAAATGTGATGTCTGCAGCCTCTTT ATTCCAACAAACCATGCTGGTCTTATTGAATATAGGGCACATCCTTTTTGGGTCCAGAAGTATTGCCCTTCTCACGAACACGATGCTACCCCAAGATGTTGCAGTTGCGAAAGAATGGAG CCACGCAATACAGGATATGTTGAACTTAACGATGGACGGAAACTTTGCCTTGAATGTCTGGACTCAGCGGTGATGGACACTTTTCAATGCCAACCTCTGTATCTGCAGATACAAGAATTCTACGAAGGTCTTTTCATGAAGGTAGAGCAGGACGTTCCACTTCTTTTAGTTGAGAGGCAAGCACTCAACGAAGCCAGAGAAGGTGAAAAGAAT GGTCACTATCACATGCCAGAGACAAGAGGACTCTGCCTTTCAGAAGAGCAAACTGTTAGCACTGTAAGAAAGAGATCGAAGCATGGCACAGGAAACTGGGCTGGGAATATGATTACAGAGCCTTACAAGTTGACACGTCAATGCGAGGTTACTGCCATTCTCATCTTGTTTGGGCTCCCTAGGCTACTCACCGGTTCGATTCTAGCTCATGAGATGATGCACGCGTGGATGCGGCTCAAGG GATTCCGGACGCTGAGCCAAGACGTTGAAGAAGGAATATGTCAAGTGATGGCTCATAAGTGGTTGGAAGCAGAGTTAGCTGCTGGTTCAAGAAACAGCAATGTTGcgtcatcttcatcttctaGAGGAGTGAAGAAGGGACCAAGATCGCAGTACGAGAGGAAGCTTGGTGAGTTTTTCAAGCACCAAATCGAGTCTGATGCTTCTCCGGTTTATGGAGACGGGTTCAGGGCTGGGAGGTTAGCGGTTAACAAGTATGGTTTGCCAAAAACACTTGAGCATATACAGATGACCGGTAGATTCCCGGTTTAA